A single window of Chloracidobacterium sp. DNA harbors:
- a CDS encoding phage tail protein, whose translation MATPFIGQIMMFGGNFAPLGWAFCDGSLQAISQNETLFALIGTTYGGDGQTTFALPDLRGRIPIHQGTGPGLSQYTIGQLGGVETVTLTAVQLGGHTHAIQANNKSGSSASPGGNIVAGTAVNPYSTGTGDVNMGAATIGAAGGSQPHSNMMPFLAVSFVISLFGIFPSQN comes from the coding sequence ATGGCCACTCCATTTATTGGACAGATAATGATGTTTGGAGGCAATTTCGCACCGCTCGGATGGGCATTTTGCGACGGATCACTGCAGGCGATCTCGCAGAATGAGACCTTGTTTGCGTTGATCGGTACTACCTATGGCGGCGATGGCCAGACGACGTTCGCCTTGCCCGATCTTCGCGGACGCATACCGATACATCAGGGCACCGGCCCCGGACTGAGTCAATATACGATCGGCCAATTGGGGGGAGTCGAAACTGTAACGCTGACGGCGGTCCAACTCGGCGGCCATACTCACGCCATTCAGGCAAACAACAAGTCGGGCAGTTCGGCATCGCCGGGCGGCAACATCGTCGCCGGTACTGCCGTCAATCCGTACTCGACCGGGACAGGCGACGTCAATATGGGGGCCGCGACCATTGGCGCCGCCGGCGGTTCGCAGCCGCACTCAAATATGATGCCGTTTTTGGCCGTTTCGTTCGTGATCTCATTGTTTGGTATTTTCCCCTCGCAGAACTGA
- a CDS encoding phage tail protein yields the protein MSEPFIAEIQMFAFAFAPRGWASCNGQLLPINQNQALFSLLGTTYGGNGQTNFALPDLRSRTPVNPGTEIVLGQVGGVETVTLSNSEIPQHTHTLNASAGAITGGSPSGTFLTTQPTDAMYTIPANANVSMAGQAASNGSQAHTNIQPYLVVNFCIALQGIFPSRN from the coding sequence ATGTCAGAACCATTTATTGCCGAGATACAAATGTTTGCTTTTGCCTTTGCTCCCCGCGGATGGGCTTCGTGCAACGGGCAGCTTTTGCCCATAAATCAAAATCAGGCGCTGTTTTCACTGCTTGGAACGACGTATGGCGGCAATGGTCAGACCAACTTCGCATTGCCTGACCTGCGAAGCAGGACGCCCGTAAATCCCGGAACCGAGATCGTTTTAGGTCAAGTAGGCGGGGTTGAAACAGTCACGTTGTCGAACTCTGAGATACCCCAGCACACTCACACGCTCAACGCGTCTGCCGGAGCGATAACGGGCGGTTCGCCGTCGGGCACTTTCCTGACGACCCAACCGACGGATGCGATGTATACGATACCGGCAAATGCTAATGTCAGTATGGCGGGACAGGCGGCATCCAATGGCTCTCAGGCACACACAAATATACAGCCCTATTTGGTAGTCAATTTTTGCATTGCGCTACAAGGTATATTTCCGTCACGAAATTAA
- a CDS encoding phage tail protein encodes MADPFVAEIKMFGGNFPPRGYAFCDGQLLAIAQNTALFSLVGTIYGGNGQSTFGLPNLRDRSPMGWGNGPGLTNRSIGESDGSPTVTLLSSEIASHTHVLPATSSSGSSDNPNGARFGTNGRGRSPIYSSTAPSVPMSPTDIGGGSQPHTNRQPYAAIYFIIALQGIFPPRN; translated from the coding sequence ATGGCTGACCCGTTTGTTGCAGAGATCAAGATGTTTGGCGGTAATTTTCCGCCGCGAGGATATGCCTTTTGCGACGGGCAGTTACTTGCTATAGCGCAAAATACGGCGCTGTTTTCATTGGTCGGGACGATTTACGGCGGCAATGGCCAGAGCACCTTTGGGTTGCCGAATTTGCGTGACCGATCGCCTATGGGGTGGGGTAATGGCCCAGGATTGACAAATCGCTCTATTGGCGAATCTGACGGATCGCCCACCGTCACGCTACTTTCGAGCGAGATCGCGTCTCACACACATGTATTGCCGGCGACAAGTAGTTCGGGCTCAAGTGATAATCCGAACGGTGCCCGTTTTGGTACAAATGGCCGCGGTCGGTCGCCGATCTACTCGAGCACCGCGCCAAGCGTACCAATGTCGCCAACCGACATTGGCGGCGGCAGTCAACCCCATACCAATCGCCAACCCTACGCAGCAATTTATTTTATCATCGCCCTTCAAGGCATCTTTCCGCCTCGCAACTGA